The following proteins are encoded in a genomic region of Leifsonia psychrotolerans:
- a CDS encoding response regulator transcription factor, with protein sequence MTTVRPIRLAIVDDHRMLLGALTEWIRSAADDISMVAAVTTWPELLTHPEFPVDVVLLDLDLKDNIPISLKISTLKTTGVKTVLMSTYSEPALVREALGAGALGYLVKSEEATMIVEAIRSAHVGESFISAELDHAITGMDGGSPRLSAQERRVMALYGAGEPVKAVANQLGISEETAKSYLKRIREKYRLAGHDVGTKVALRKRAIRDGILLQND encoded by the coding sequence ATGACCACAGTTCGTCCAATCCGTCTGGCAATCGTCGATGATCACCGGATGCTCTTGGGTGCGCTTACCGAGTGGATCCGCAGCGCCGCCGATGACATCAGCATGGTTGCTGCCGTCACGACCTGGCCCGAGTTGCTGACGCACCCCGAGTTTCCTGTCGACGTCGTACTGCTCGACCTCGACCTTAAAGACAACATCCCCATTTCACTCAAGATTTCTACGCTCAAGACCACTGGCGTCAAGACCGTGCTCATGAGTACATACTCCGAGCCGGCATTGGTTCGGGAAGCGTTGGGCGCGGGAGCGCTCGGCTATCTCGTGAAGAGCGAGGAAGCCACGATGATCGTCGAGGCGATTCGTTCGGCCCACGTGGGCGAGTCTTTCATCTCGGCTGAGCTCGACCACGCCATCACCGGCATGGACGGTGGCTCGCCGCGCTTGAGCGCTCAGGAGCGCCGCGTCATGGCACTCTACGGTGCCGGCGAGCCGGTGAAAGCTGTCGCGAACCAGCTCGGCATTTCCGAAGAGACCGCGAAGTCGTATCTGAAGCGCATCCGCGAGAAGTACCGTCTGGCCGGCCACGATGTGGGTACCAAGGTTGCGCTGCGTAAGCGGGCCATTCGTGACGGCATCCTGCTGCAGAACGATTAG
- a CDS encoding MFS transporter: MHPSTDGPTLLSPARIRLALLALALGGFGIGATEFVAMGLLPNLAADLLPSLNAVDPDQANAQAGWLISAYALGVVVGAPTIAASAARWPRKALLLVLLTAFTLGTIASALLPSFGLVLVARFVAALPHGAYFGIASLVAADLMGPGKRARGVAFVLSGLTISNVIGVPAITWLGQVYGWRIAYFAVAVIFAATFLAVILLVPFQAGDPQATMREELKAFGRLQVWFALSVGAIGFGGLFAVYTYVAPLVTEITKLPAATVPLVLVVIGVGMTVGNLVGGALADKSVRRTIYGFFGVMIVALIGLALSAQFLVGLLIGVFLIGAAAAALSPAIQSRLMDVAQGSQSIAAATNHSALNIGNALGAYLGGVAISAGFGYLAPVWIGVGLSVLGVILATASFAIDRSRRSQGIHLPYGTQSISTFGQ, translated from the coding sequence ATGCACCCCTCTACTGACGGGCCGACGTTGTTGTCGCCGGCCCGCATTCGTCTTGCCCTGTTGGCGCTCGCCCTCGGCGGGTTCGGCATCGGCGCAACCGAATTTGTTGCGATGGGGTTGCTGCCGAATCTGGCCGCCGATCTGCTTCCATCGCTGAATGCGGTCGATCCTGACCAGGCCAACGCGCAGGCCGGCTGGCTGATTTCGGCTTATGCGCTCGGCGTTGTCGTCGGAGCGCCCACGATCGCCGCATCCGCTGCCCGCTGGCCCCGAAAGGCACTGCTGCTGGTGCTGCTCACCGCCTTTACCCTCGGAACCATTGCATCGGCGCTGCTGCCCAGCTTTGGGTTGGTGCTGGTGGCCCGTTTCGTGGCGGCGCTCCCGCATGGTGCCTATTTCGGGATTGCCTCTCTCGTCGCTGCCGACCTGATGGGGCCGGGCAAACGCGCCCGAGGCGTTGCATTCGTGCTCTCCGGCCTGACGATTTCGAACGTGATCGGAGTGCCGGCGATCACCTGGCTCGGCCAGGTGTACGGCTGGCGAATTGCCTACTTCGCGGTTGCGGTGATCTTCGCCGCGACGTTCCTGGCCGTGATTCTGCTGGTTCCGTTCCAGGCCGGCGATCCCCAGGCGACAATGCGCGAAGAACTGAAGGCATTTGGTCGGTTGCAGGTCTGGTTTGCCCTGAGCGTCGGAGCCATCGGCTTTGGTGGGCTCTTCGCCGTATACACCTACGTGGCGCCTCTCGTGACCGAGATCACGAAACTTCCCGCCGCGACCGTGCCACTGGTTCTGGTGGTCATCGGGGTCGGCATGACTGTCGGCAACCTCGTGGGCGGCGCGTTGGCCGACAAGAGTGTGCGTCGCACCATCTACGGCTTCTTCGGCGTGATGATTGTCGCCTTGATCGGACTGGCGCTCTCGGCACAGTTCCTCGTCGGGCTGCTGATCGGCGTCTTCCTGATTGGCGCAGCTGCTGCTGCCCTGTCGCCGGCGATTCAGAGCCGGTTGATGGATGTCGCGCAAGGAAGTCAATCGATCGCCGCTGCGACCAACCATTCCGCACTCAATATCGGTAACGCGCTCGGCGCCTACCTGGGTGGCGTGGCCATCTCGGCTGGTTTCGGCTACCTGGCACCGGTCTGGATCGGCGTCGGGCTGAGCGTGCTCGGGGTGATTCTCGCCACGGCGAGCTTCGCCATCGACCGGTCTCGACGCTCACAGGGCATTCATCTGCCCTACGGAACGCAGTCGATCTCAACTTTCGGACAGTAA